From Dreissena polymorpha isolate Duluth1 chromosome 15, UMN_Dpol_1.0, whole genome shotgun sequence, a single genomic window includes:
- the LOC127860518 gene encoding beta-1,3-galactosyltransferase 2-like has protein sequence MTRLKICSMPSHTKTQWAKLKRRWTFSGPDLLGYLLKMCRHSLGKIATVAVITSILSLVFILNYTENIQRGIAQRKNLDIKQVLNGPYVVARSLIQNVTTTMVAQYTSTTLSPELMAITPQPELNRLINASSKAKYPVTINGKYVFENPQLCSSVANLSVLIIVHTAPDHFDMRLAIRRTWGNDTFYRKMGVARVLFLLGQVGDSALQMKIEAEFKEYRDMLQGDFRDSYRNLTHKGVMGFKWITERCRNAKFILKTDDDIVINMFILFNRVLPKFENKTKQIVCNHIPANAMPIIRDKNNKWYVSENHFRGKNVYPEYCSGFMVLLTNDVIPSIFRAATMTPFFWVDDVYLYGLAPSHVPGIKYNSLTEHILIWQNALSCYRNMTANLNNKCDYLVTGSKRLRESEETWVEMMKQFEHRIGTDLSLRAKTHPDKRA, from the coding sequence ATATGTTCCATGCCGTCACACACAAAGACACAGTGGGCCAAGTTGAAGAGGCGCTGGACATTTTCCGGACCGGATTTACTAGGTTACCTGCTCAAAATGTGTCGGCACTCTTTGGGAAAAATCGCCACAGTAGCTGTAATAACATCCATCTTATCCCTCGTATTTATTCTGAACTACACGGAGAACATACAGAGAGGGATTGCTCAGAGGAAAAATCTTGATATCAAGCAAGTGCTCAACGGTCCGTATGTCGTTGCACGGTCTCTTATTCAAAACGTGACGACAACGATGGTTGCGCAATACACTTCAACGACTCTGTCGCCAGAGCTTATGGCGATAACGCCCCAACCTGAACTCAATAGGCTCATTAATGCATCGTCTAAAGCGAAGTATCCAGTTACAATTAACGGAAAGTACGTATTTGAAAATCCACAATTGTGTTCATCAGTTGCAAATTTGTCGGTATTGATAATTGTGCATACCGCTCCAGATCATTTCGATATGCGGCTGGCGATACGCAGGACGTGGGGGAACGACACGTTTTACCGGAAGATGGGGGTCGCCCGGGTCCTCTTCCTTCTGGGGCAGGTTGGGGATTCGGCGCTTCAGATGAAGATCGAAGCGGAGTTCAAAGAGTACCGCGACATGCTGCAAGGGGACTTCCGGGATTCCTACCGGAACCTCACTCACAAGGGCGTCATGGGGTTCAAGTGGATCACCGAACGATGCAGAAACgcgaaatttattttaaaaactgacGATGACATTGTTatcaatatgtttatattgtttaatcgAGTCTTACCAAAGTTTGAGAACAAAACGAAACAAATAGTATGTAATCATATTCCGGCCAACGCAATGCCGATTATTCGGGATAAGAATAACAAATGGTATGTGAGCGAAAATCATTTCCGGGGAAAAAATGTGTATCCTGAATATTGCAGTGGTTTTATGGTTTTGTTAACTAATGATGTCATTCCATCAATTTTTAGAGCGGCCACGATGACGCCATTTTTCTGGGTTGATGACGTATACCTTTATGGTCTGGCTCCCAGCCACGTACCTGGAATAAAGTACAACAGCCTCACTGAACATATTCTTATTTGGCAAAACGCGCTGAGTTGCTACAGAAATATGACTGCGAATCTCAACAACAAGTGTGATTATTTGGTGACTGGTTCCAAGCGTCTGAGAGAGAGCGAGGAAACTTGGGTGGAAATGATGAAGCAGTTCGAACATCGTATTGGTACAGATTTAAGTTTACGAGCAAAAACACACCCAGACAAGCGTGCATAA